A genomic window from Thalassoroseus pseudoceratinae includes:
- the nusA gene encoding transcription termination factor NusA, which yields MNGPELLRVVEMIHRDKSIEKSIVFDGIEQAIVSAARKHFGEEVDIDVKVDRLTGEPSASIDGDPLNADEIGDLLGRIAAQTAKQVMIQKIREAERDHLFDEFGELRSQIVTGTVSRVEGGSVTVNLGKAEGFLPRSEQIPGEGYRVGERVRAIVLDVRKAGSRVKIILSRCHADLVRRLFELEIPEIADHVIRIRSISREAGYRTKVAVSCDDSKIDGVGACVGVRGARIKNIINELGGEERIDIVRWNDSLHVLVPNALQPAEVEDVVLCPMLGKVIVLVREDSLSLAIGRKGQNVRLASKLVGWDIHVMTQDRLDEQIDQTIGEFSKSPHVSEELAENLVVQGFFTFDDLSVIEPDQLEELSGLTEEQCAEIVEFADEQALIAEKAEREEYRLKREQAALGRTAPLKPAAKTPPETESGGATEKTNESLHTEAVAEQVAETDEQTPEVAAAVTAESDGESGESPSTEDEVVDPVADVEPEVVESAIADAGGAVPADDSERETEVAAEESRPTGGA from the coding sequence ATGAACGGACCCGAACTCCTCCGTGTCGTGGAAATGATCCACCGCGACAAGAGTATCGAGAAAAGCATCGTCTTTGATGGAATCGAGCAAGCAATTGTCTCGGCGGCCCGAAAGCACTTCGGTGAAGAGGTCGATATTGACGTCAAAGTCGATCGGTTGACGGGCGAACCGTCCGCTTCGATCGATGGGGATCCGTTGAATGCCGACGAGATTGGCGATCTGCTCGGTCGAATCGCTGCCCAGACCGCCAAGCAGGTCATGATTCAAAAGATTCGCGAAGCGGAACGCGATCATCTGTTCGACGAGTTTGGCGAATTGCGTAGCCAAATTGTGACCGGGACGGTCAGTCGTGTCGAAGGTGGCTCGGTAACCGTGAATCTTGGCAAGGCGGAAGGCTTCTTGCCGCGAAGCGAACAGATTCCCGGCGAAGGGTATCGTGTTGGTGAACGCGTGCGAGCGATCGTTCTTGACGTTCGTAAAGCTGGCAGTCGGGTGAAGATTATTCTTTCTCGTTGCCACGCCGACTTGGTTCGTCGGTTGTTCGAGTTGGAAATTCCCGAGATTGCGGATCATGTGATTCGGATTCGCTCGATCTCTCGCGAAGCTGGTTACCGGACCAAAGTGGCTGTCTCTTGCGACGATAGCAAGATTGATGGCGTTGGTGCCTGTGTGGGCGTTCGTGGGGCACGGATCAAGAATATTATCAACGAGTTGGGTGGAGAAGAGCGAATTGATATCGTTCGGTGGAACGATTCCTTGCACGTTCTCGTCCCGAATGCGTTGCAGCCCGCTGAGGTTGAAGACGTTGTGCTGTGTCCCATGTTGGGCAAAGTGATCGTCCTTGTGCGTGAAGATTCTCTGTCCTTGGCGATCGGCCGGAAAGGGCAGAATGTCCGATTGGCATCGAAGCTGGTTGGCTGGGATATTCACGTGATGACTCAGGATCGTCTGGATGAACAAATCGATCAGACGATTGGCGAGTTTTCCAAGTCACCACACGTGAGCGAGGAATTGGCCGAAAACCTTGTTGTTCAAGGGTTCTTTACCTTCGACGATCTTTCCGTGATTGAGCCTGATCAGTTGGAAGAATTGAGCGGCTTGACGGAAGAACAGTGTGCGGAAATCGTGGAGTTCGCTGACGAGCAAGCTTTGATTGCTGAAAAAGCGGAACGCGAAGAATACCGCCTGAAACGTGAGCAGGCCGCGTTGGGGCGTACGGCTCCGTTGAAGCCTGCCGCGAAAACTCCGCCGGAAACGGAATCTGGCGGTGCGACTGAAAAAACCAATGAGTCGCTGCATACAGAGGCCGTGGCCGAACAGGTTGCGGAAACTGATGAGCAAACGCCGGAAGTGGCGGCAGCGGTAACCGCGGAGTCGGATGGCGAGTCTGGTGAGTCGCCGTCAACCGAAGATGAAGTGGTGGACCCTGTGGCCGACGTCGAGCCGGAAGTGGTTGAGTCCGCGATCGCCGATGCCGGTGGTGCGGTGCCTGCCGACGACTCCGAACGCGAAACCGAGGTGGCCGCTGAAGAGTCGCGTCCAACCGGTGGGGCGTAA
- a CDS encoding ArnT family glycosyltransferase, with protein sequence MHWKIPGVWFVVAVAGLTFFLSLGSGQLFDEDEPKNAECGREMFERGDWIVPTFNHELRTDKPILVYWFMLTSFHLFGVSEFAARFFSAVLGVGTCVLTYYIGSHLFTRRAGLWAGMVLGSCLMFTAVARASTPDSTLIFFTTLSLLLYVRSRDWSGRQESITLPQRWYRFLPMYAAMATAVLAKGPVGVLLPCCVIGLFAYMERIRSDVKVLPTEASRTSKFVQWFKNWLRPVPFFKTSMQMRPDLILLCVAVISLPWYIAVGVQTDGAWLRGFLGNHNIGRFTQPMENHSGPPFYYIIAIMMGFFPWSVFLPLAIVSLVQRHRQAEGDRQSIAFVLGWLGVYVGFFSIARTKLPNYVLPCYPALALLTGYLFEACPWNVGATVAKGYRWAMGSLMTVGGILIVALPITAYFIIPGEYWLGVVGIVPLAGGIIAWRQFHGHRETSARQTVLVTCVLFVAVFFGVAAPRVSEQQDGSYIVKSLPEPVQDSARIATFRYSPPGLVFYAQRKIDVCRTPEDVNEYLSQDDSFLATHVGRWKEIKDSLPEDVTIIAQKQRFLRDHDIIVIGRPADAVSMVAEEPSGSVIR encoded by the coding sequence ATGCATTGGAAAATTCCGGGCGTTTGGTTCGTGGTCGCGGTGGCCGGGTTGACCTTTTTCCTCAGTTTGGGGTCGGGTCAGTTATTCGATGAGGACGAACCCAAAAACGCGGAATGTGGACGCGAAATGTTCGAGCGGGGCGACTGGATCGTCCCCACATTCAATCACGAACTCCGCACCGACAAGCCGATTCTCGTTTATTGGTTCATGTTGACCAGTTTTCATTTATTCGGCGTTTCTGAGTTCGCGGCTCGATTCTTTTCGGCAGTACTCGGGGTTGGCACCTGTGTGTTGACGTACTACATCGGAAGTCATTTGTTCACGCGACGGGCCGGTCTGTGGGCGGGGATGGTGCTTGGTAGTTGTTTAATGTTCACTGCTGTCGCGCGAGCATCGACACCGGATTCCACACTAATTTTCTTTACGACTCTCTCGTTGTTGTTGTATGTCCGCAGTCGAGATTGGTCGGGTCGTCAGGAATCAATCACGTTGCCGCAGCGGTGGTACCGTTTTCTTCCGATGTATGCAGCGATGGCGACGGCCGTGCTTGCGAAGGGGCCGGTCGGTGTGTTGCTGCCGTGTTGTGTGATTGGGCTGTTCGCGTACATGGAGCGAATTCGTTCGGATGTGAAGGTCTTGCCGACGGAAGCATCGCGGACTTCGAAATTCGTGCAGTGGTTCAAGAATTGGTTGCGTCCGGTACCGTTCTTCAAGACTTCGATGCAGATGCGGCCGGATTTGATTTTGCTGTGTGTCGCCGTGATTTCGTTGCCGTGGTACATCGCGGTTGGTGTCCAGACCGATGGGGCTTGGCTCCGTGGTTTCCTGGGGAATCACAACATCGGACGGTTCACGCAGCCGATGGAGAATCACAGTGGTCCGCCGTTCTATTACATCATCGCGATCATGATGGGCTTTTTCCCCTGGTCTGTGTTTTTGCCATTGGCGATTGTTTCGCTCGTGCAGCGACATCGACAAGCCGAGGGTGATCGACAGTCAATTGCATTCGTGCTGGGTTGGCTTGGTGTGTACGTAGGGTTCTTCTCGATCGCTCGGACCAAACTCCCGAACTACGTGTTGCCATGTTATCCGGCACTCGCGTTGCTCACGGGCTATTTGTTCGAGGCGTGCCCGTGGAACGTCGGGGCGACGGTCGCGAAGGGATATCGTTGGGCGATGGGATCGCTGATGACCGTGGGTGGCATTTTGATCGTCGCGTTGCCGATCACCGCGTATTTCATTATTCCCGGCGAATACTGGTTGGGTGTGGTGGGAATCGTTCCGCTTGCCGGTGGAATCATCGCATGGCGGCAATTCCATGGTCATCGGGAAACTTCCGCTCGGCAAACGGTTTTGGTGACGTGTGTTCTGTTTGTGGCCGTCTTCTTCGGCGTGGCGGCTCCACGAGTGAGCGAACAGCAAGATGGTTCGTACATTGTGAAATCGCTGCCAGAGCCGGTGCAAGATTCCGCCCGCATCGCGACATTCCGCTATTCACCTCCGGGACTCGTCTTCTACGCGCAACGGAAAATCGACGTTTGCCGGACGCCGGAAGATGTCAATGAGTATCTCTCTCAGGACGATAGCTTCCTCGCCACGCACGTCGGCCGTTGGAAGGAAATCAAAGACTCTCTGCCAGAGGATGTGACAATCATCGCCCAGAAACAACGGTTTCTGCGGGATCACGACATCATCGTCATCGGTCGACCGGCGGATGCAGTTTCGATGGTGGCAGAGGAGCCGAGCGGAAGTGTGATCAGGTGA
- the plsX gene encoding phosphate acyltransferase PlsX — protein sequence MKIALDAMGGDHAPQPNIDGAIAALQADSDIEVVLVGDQPQLESLVEQSGYSGERLSFRASEGVVGMEEKPTEAMRKKPNSSIAVCWKMMAAKEADAVVSAGNTGAVVAAGLRTRLFLKGIKRPGIATALPTARGKSILMDVGANPAARPEHLVQYATMGAIYAEAVLGIENPSVGLMNIGSEDGKGNDLYRETHQLLLSSPIKDRYIGNVEGRGLYQGEVDVLICEGFVGNVVLKVSEGMADFMLKAISHQVCSQLDSERDLAKQTFGEIGRRFEYSEEGGAPLLGIDGVCIICHGSSNAASIRNALKLTRKFQDRDINSRIVSELSRSVGDS from the coding sequence ATGAAAATTGCCCTGGATGCGATGGGCGGGGATCACGCCCCGCAACCGAATATTGACGGAGCGATCGCCGCTTTGCAGGCGGATTCGGATATTGAAGTTGTGCTGGTCGGAGATCAGCCGCAATTGGAATCGTTGGTGGAACAGTCGGGCTATTCCGGCGAACGGTTGTCATTCCGAGCGTCTGAAGGCGTGGTCGGAATGGAAGAAAAACCGACCGAAGCGATGCGGAAGAAACCCAATTCGTCCATCGCCGTTTGCTGGAAAATGATGGCCGCGAAAGAAGCGGATGCCGTCGTCTCCGCGGGGAACACCGGAGCCGTCGTCGCCGCGGGGTTGCGAACGCGGTTGTTTCTCAAAGGCATTAAACGCCCGGGGATTGCAACCGCGTTGCCGACCGCACGGGGCAAATCGATCTTGATGGACGTGGGAGCCAATCCCGCTGCCCGTCCGGAACATCTTGTCCAATACGCTACGATGGGGGCGATCTACGCCGAAGCCGTGTTGGGCATCGAAAACCCGAGCGTGGGGCTGATGAATATCGGCAGCGAGGATGGCAAAGGCAACGACCTTTACCGCGAAACGCATCAATTGTTGCTGAGCAGCCCGATCAAAGACCGCTACATCGGCAACGTCGAGGGACGCGGTTTGTATCAGGGTGAAGTCGATGTGCTCATCTGTGAGGGTTTTGTCGGCAATGTGGTGCTGAAAGTCAGTGAGGGCATGGCCGACTTCATGCTCAAGGCGATTTCACACCAAGTTTGCTCGCAACTTGACAGCGAACGCGATCTCGCCAAACAAACCTTCGGAGAAATCGGACGACGATTCGAGTACAGTGAAGAGGGCGGGGCACCGCTGTTGGGAATTGATGGCGTGTGCATCATCTGCCATGGATCGAGCAATGCCGCTTCAATTCGCAACGCTCTGAAATTGACCCGCAAATTCCAAGACCGCGACATCAATTCACGAATTGTGAGTGAACTGTCTCGATCGGTTGGGGATTCGTAA
- a CDS encoding phosphatase PAP2 family protein, translated as MTWIPTAFRPASTAPPHAIQSANVVRHAWRTHLLVVLGFLTIAALCLPYDIAFSQWFFRTLNGKPAWMRNFVDNLVGFGHGVGVGIIVLLVLILETRQRKAWMSVLSTAFCAGMAANLVKLTVARWRPRDYKIVPEHFSETFRGFLPLLSNGTGGQSMPSAHTATAVGMAIIMSTVYPRAKYVFAFLALNVAVHRLSYGAHHLSDVFVGAAIGWGVGQICRWSALRYHYVEPVAPDVSMETAPQK; from the coding sequence ATGACTTGGATTCCGACAGCATTTCGCCCAGCTTCGACTGCCCCGCCTCATGCGATACAATCTGCCAACGTTGTGCGTCACGCGTGGCGGACACACCTGCTGGTTGTGCTCGGTTTTCTGACCATCGCTGCTCTCTGCCTGCCGTATGACATTGCGTTCTCGCAATGGTTTTTCCGGACACTTAACGGCAAACCGGCCTGGATGCGGAATTTCGTCGACAATTTAGTCGGTTTTGGGCACGGCGTTGGTGTGGGGATCATCGTACTCTTGGTCTTGATCCTCGAAACCCGTCAGCGGAAGGCTTGGATGAGTGTGCTTTCCACAGCATTCTGCGCCGGTATGGCGGCGAACCTCGTCAAACTCACGGTCGCTCGCTGGCGACCACGGGACTACAAAATCGTTCCAGAACATTTTTCCGAAACATTCCGAGGATTTTTGCCGCTGCTCTCGAACGGAACCGGTGGCCAAAGCATGCCCTCGGCTCATACCGCGACAGCCGTCGGCATGGCCATCATTATGAGCACGGTCTACCCGCGAGCCAAATATGTGTTCGCGTTTCTCGCATTGAATGTTGCCGTCCATCGCCTCAGTTATGGTGCCCACCACCTCAGTGATGTCTTTGTCGGAGCCGCTATCGGCTGGGGGGTCGGTCAAATCTGTCGTTGGTCCGCATTGCGATATCACTATGTTGAACCAGTCGCCCCAGATGTCTCGATGGAAACCGCACCGCAAAAGTGA
- the fabD gene encoding ACP S-malonyltransferase, producing MSKIAFLFPGQGAQHVGMGRTIVEKCPAAKQLFDQAGEILGYDLAKLCFEGPAEELDSTVISQPALFVTSLAALEMLRAERPDVVLGCEMTAGLSLGEYTALVFSGALTFEDGLKVVQRRGEAMQAAADKVPSGMVSALLLDRPQVEEVCQEASDAGRIFIANYLCPGNTVISGENAACEKAVELITAKGGKPIPLAVAGAFHTEIMKPADEQLAEALAGVPLKKPEIPLVSNVDAASHEEPDSIRSLLVRQVVSPVLWENSIRAMLDAGVTEFYEIGPGKVLKGLLKRINRKVPCETVNDS from the coding sequence ATGAGTAAAATCGCATTTTTGTTCCCGGGTCAGGGGGCGCAACACGTCGGGATGGGACGCACCATCGTCGAGAAGTGCCCAGCAGCGAAGCAGTTGTTCGATCAAGCTGGCGAGATTCTCGGTTACGACCTCGCAAAGTTGTGTTTCGAAGGTCCTGCGGAGGAATTGGATTCCACTGTTATCAGCCAACCGGCATTGTTTGTGACCAGTTTGGCAGCCTTGGAAATGCTGCGAGCGGAACGCCCTGATGTGGTGCTCGGTTGCGAAATGACGGCCGGACTGAGCCTGGGCGAATACACCGCATTGGTGTTTTCCGGAGCGCTGACGTTCGAAGACGGCTTAAAAGTCGTGCAGCGTCGTGGAGAGGCGATGCAAGCTGCCGCCGACAAAGTTCCGTCGGGAATGGTCAGTGCATTGTTGTTGGACCGTCCGCAAGTCGAGGAAGTTTGCCAAGAGGCCTCTGACGCAGGGCGGATTTTCATTGCGAATTACCTGTGCCCCGGCAATACCGTGATCTCCGGTGAGAACGCCGCTTGTGAAAAGGCGGTTGAGTTGATCACCGCGAAAGGTGGCAAGCCCATTCCATTGGCGGTCGCTGGAGCGTTTCACACCGAAATTATGAAGCCCGCCGACGAACAGTTGGCGGAAGCTCTTGCCGGCGTGCCGCTCAAGAAGCCAGAAATTCCTTTGGTTTCCAATGTCGATGCCGCCAGCCACGAAGAACCGGACAGCATTCGCAGCTTGCTCGTGCGACAGGTTGTGAGTCCAGTGTTGTGGGAGAACTCGATTCGAGCCATGTTGGACGCCGGCGTCACCGAGTTCTACGAGATTGGCCCCGGAAAAGTATTGAAAGGGCTCTTGAAACGCATCAATCGCAAGGTTCCCTGCGAAACTGTGAATGATTCCTAA
- the fabF gene encoding beta-ketoacyl-ACP synthase II yields the protein MTRRVVVTGAAVVTALGCESNEFWDSICAGKSGVGPIQRFDPRDYKVYFGGEVSDFDVTNHIKMAPKDAKRIDRFCQFVLVASDKAVASSGIDLENGPSERYGVMIGSGIGGLSEIEEQHCKLFDRGPSRISPFLIPKMMVNAASGNVSVRYGLKGPNSAIATACASATNAIGDAFRWIQYDMCDVVVAGGSEAALTPMGLAGFARMGALSTRNDAPDKASRPFDQDRDGFVLSEGAGMVILEEYEHAKKRGAPILCELLGYGMSADASHMTAPHPEGQGAAMAMTSAVRDAKLDVSQIDYINAHGTSTPLGDISETMAIQSVFGEHASKLMVSSTKSQLGHLLGASGGVEFVVCALALDRQTIPPTINLDNPDPKCNLDFVPHEARDVKFNTVLKNSFGFGGHNACLVLGKAA from the coding sequence ATGACGCGACGCGTGGTGGTCACAGGAGCCGCCGTCGTCACTGCCCTGGGATGCGAATCGAATGAATTTTGGGATTCGATCTGCGCGGGCAAAAGTGGCGTTGGCCCCATCCAACGTTTTGATCCGCGAGACTATAAAGTCTATTTTGGCGGCGAAGTGAGCGATTTTGATGTGACCAATCACATCAAGATGGCTCCGAAAGACGCCAAGCGGATCGACCGGTTTTGTCAATTCGTACTCGTCGCTTCGGATAAGGCTGTTGCGAGTTCCGGGATTGATCTCGAGAACGGTCCGTCGGAGCGTTACGGGGTGATGATCGGCAGCGGAATTGGCGGGCTGAGCGAAATCGAAGAGCAGCATTGCAAGCTCTTCGATCGGGGGCCGTCACGCATTTCGCCGTTCTTGATTCCGAAGATGATGGTCAATGCGGCGAGCGGCAATGTGTCGGTGCGGTACGGTCTCAAGGGGCCCAACAGCGCGATTGCAACCGCTTGTGCCTCGGCCACCAATGCCATTGGCGACGCGTTCCGCTGGATCCAATACGACATGTGCGATGTCGTGGTTGCCGGTGGTTCCGAAGCGGCGTTGACTCCAATGGGTTTGGCTGGGTTCGCCCGAATGGGAGCCTTGTCCACTCGGAACGACGCTCCGGACAAAGCCAGTCGGCCATTCGATCAGGATCGCGATGGGTTCGTGTTGTCCGAGGGGGCCGGTATGGTCATCCTCGAAGAATACGAGCACGCCAAGAAACGCGGTGCACCAATTCTCTGTGAATTGCTCGGCTACGGAATGTCCGCCGATGCGTCGCATATGACTGCTCCTCATCCCGAAGGGCAGGGGGCGGCGATGGCGATGACGAGTGCGGTCCGGGACGCCAAGTTGGATGTCTCTCAGATCGACTATATCAACGCCCATGGGACGAGTACCCCGCTGGGGGATATCTCCGAAACCATGGCAATTCAGAGCGTCTTTGGTGAGCATGCATCGAAACTGATGGTCTCCAGTACCAAGAGCCAGTTAGGGCACTTGTTGGGGGCTTCCGGAGGTGTGGAATTTGTCGTGTGTGCTTTGGCACTCGATCGGCAAACGATTCCGCCGACGATCAACCTCGACAATCCCGATCCCAAGTGCAATCTGGATTTCGTGCCGCATGAAGCTCGTGACGTGAAATTCAATACCGTGCTGAAGAATAGCTTCGGGTTCGGTGGGCACAATGCGTGTCTCGTGCTTGGCAAAGCAGCGTAG
- a CDS encoding tetratricopeptide repeat protein: MLRSRTFMAAMIVIPWALSNVANAQVDPKNANPEHEQIKKQADAAYQQRAFTQAVELVSKVIKENPKDDVAFYLRGSSLVEIGLQNRDVDKLRAGIADARQAISLNGRERIDYYLPYLFGMSSLAGLEDKPEHANVAIQVATQVIGLPNVGTAQSANLYYQRARAHGTLQDWQKAADDFNKALSFNPNHLGARLGAGHAYVRMEDFDKAEEQFDAASKTFPNDPRVYNDRGTFHQQSKQFDKAIADFTKVLELDKNAHYAYMNRGFTYMEKGDPKQAEQDFDRALALQPKQPTLYSLRGTARLMQGRVNDALGDYKMVVEMDTKNPIARGDLAFAEFFAGDYANAAKSFASALDSPAKLEHLRPWLYISLVSSGQKNAADSRFGSGPSGDQAGWDWSDRLLAMLTGKISDEDLLAAVKSDETRVKDAQLCEAHFFLGQKALLAGDRAAAAAHFQKAVATNADNLSAHRGSRFALQRLN; this comes from the coding sequence ATGCTGAGAAGCCGAACATTCATGGCGGCAATGATTGTGATTCCTTGGGCCCTTTCAAACGTGGCCAATGCCCAAGTCGACCCCAAGAACGCGAACCCCGAACACGAACAGATCAAAAAACAAGCTGACGCCGCCTACCAACAACGGGCGTTCACCCAAGCGGTGGAATTGGTCAGCAAAGTGATCAAGGAGAACCCCAAAGACGATGTTGCTTTCTACTTGCGAGGAAGCTCCTTGGTGGAAATTGGCCTGCAAAACCGAGACGTCGATAAACTTCGTGCCGGAATCGCCGACGCTCGCCAGGCGATTTCACTGAACGGCCGAGAACGAATCGACTACTACCTTCCCTATCTGTTCGGCATGTCCAGCCTGGCCGGTCTTGAAGACAAGCCGGAACACGCCAATGTTGCCATCCAAGTTGCCACCCAGGTCATTGGGTTGCCCAACGTCGGTACGGCTCAGTCAGCCAACCTGTACTACCAGCGTGCTCGGGCTCACGGAACACTTCAAGACTGGCAAAAAGCCGCCGACGATTTTAACAAAGCCCTGTCCTTCAACCCGAATCACCTCGGTGCACGCTTGGGAGCCGGCCACGCATACGTGCGAATGGAAGACTTCGACAAGGCCGAAGAACAATTCGACGCAGCTTCCAAGACATTCCCGAATGACCCACGCGTGTATAACGATCGCGGGACATTCCACCAGCAATCCAAACAGTTCGACAAAGCCATCGCCGACTTCACCAAGGTGCTGGAACTCGACAAAAACGCCCACTACGCCTACATGAACCGCGGGTTCACCTACATGGAGAAAGGCGACCCGAAACAAGCGGAACAGGATTTTGATCGCGCCTTGGCACTCCAACCGAAGCAACCAACCCTCTACAGCCTGCGAGGAACCGCGCGTCTGATGCAGGGCCGCGTTAATGACGCCCTTGGCGACTACAAAATGGTGGTCGAAATGGACACCAAGAACCCGATCGCTCGGGGAGACTTGGCGTTCGCGGAATTCTTTGCTGGCGACTATGCCAACGCTGCAAAATCTTTTGCTTCGGCTCTCGACTCCCCCGCCAAGCTCGAACACCTTCGACCTTGGCTGTATATCTCGCTGGTATCGTCCGGCCAAAAGAATGCCGCTGACTCCCGCTTCGGCAGTGGACCAAGTGGTGACCAAGCCGGCTGGGACTGGTCCGATCGCTTGCTCGCGATGCTGACCGGCAAAATCTCTGATGAAGACTTGCTCGCAGCTGTGAAGAGCGACGAAACACGCGTCAAAGACGCTCAACTTTGCGAAGCCCACTTCTTCCTGGGCCAAAAAGCTTTGCTCGCTGGAGATCGAGCCGCCGCCGCTGCCCACTTCCAAAAAGCAGTCGCCACCAACGCGGACAACCTCTCCGCTCACCGTGGCTCCCGCTTCGCGTTGCAGCGACTCAACTAA
- a CDS encoding beta-ketoacyl-[acyl-carrier-protein] synthase family protein has protein sequence MAQQSSDITKGVVITGVGIVSPLGIGRSDFSENLAAGRSGIRRSQLQSFTGVPGHVGGEISEFDEKSAKKQWLKSERKWVKVMCREIQLGVASALQAVEDAQVSTDTIPADRLGVEFGANLMLTPPDQLIDPVKKSAEEEPSPHFIYEKWGQDGENAGQPSGMGAMEPLWLLKYLPNMPACHISISVGARGPSNSITMDEASGNSVLGEAVRIISRGDADVMISGTCGARFNPMQSLHAALWDELAHEDGPPETWCRPFDKNSTGQVIGEGAATLILETAEHAANRGATVFGEILGFGSSCVVERDGSPQPRRALANAMRAALRDAGVEPNQIGHVNAHGLGSKAVDRDEALAIHDVFGADGGKIPVTAMKSRLGNAGPGCGTMELVASLVSLGSGVIPVTLNYRASDPECPLNVVHGEPLPTDNRLFLKTNVTRVGQATAVVVRAAGA, from the coding sequence ATGGCACAACAGTCTTCAGATATCACCAAAGGCGTGGTGATTACGGGGGTCGGAATTGTCAGCCCTTTGGGGATCGGCCGGTCTGACTTCAGTGAGAACTTAGCCGCCGGTCGGAGTGGAATTCGTCGCAGCCAACTGCAGTCGTTCACCGGCGTTCCTGGTCATGTCGGTGGAGAGATCTCCGAGTTCGACGAGAAATCCGCCAAGAAACAGTGGCTGAAGTCGGAACGGAAATGGGTCAAGGTGATGTGCCGAGAAATCCAACTCGGTGTGGCATCCGCGTTACAAGCCGTTGAAGATGCCCAAGTCAGCACGGACACCATTCCAGCCGATCGGTTGGGTGTCGAATTCGGTGCGAATCTGATGCTGACTCCGCCAGACCAGTTGATCGATCCCGTCAAGAAATCTGCCGAGGAAGAACCCTCCCCGCATTTCATTTATGAGAAGTGGGGGCAAGACGGCGAAAACGCCGGGCAACCCAGCGGGATGGGAGCCATGGAACCCTTGTGGCTCCTGAAATATCTTCCGAATATGCCGGCTTGTCACATCAGCATTTCGGTTGGAGCACGCGGACCGAGCAACTCGATCACAATGGATGAGGCTTCCGGCAATTCTGTGCTGGGAGAGGCTGTCCGAATTATTTCGCGTGGTGACGCGGACGTGATGATTTCCGGGACGTGCGGGGCTCGGTTTAACCCCATGCAGTCGCTACACGCAGCGTTGTGGGATGAACTCGCCCACGAGGATGGCCCGCCGGAAACTTGGTGTCGACCGTTCGATAAGAACAGTACTGGCCAAGTCATCGGTGAAGGTGCTGCAACACTCATTCTCGAAACCGCCGAACATGCTGCGAACCGAGGTGCGACAGTTTTCGGTGAGATTCTCGGGTTTGGATCGTCATGCGTTGTGGAGCGAGACGGCTCTCCGCAGCCACGTCGAGCGTTGGCAAACGCCATGCGAGCCGCTTTGCGAGATGCCGGGGTCGAACCGAATCAAATCGGACATGTGAACGCGCACGGTCTCGGTAGCAAAGCCGTGGATCGCGATGAAGCGCTGGCGATTCACGACGTCTTCGGTGCAGACGGTGGCAAAATTCCTGTAACGGCCATGAAGAGCCGGCTCGGTAACGCCGGTCCTGGCTGCGGAACGATGGAGTTAGTTGCCTCGTTGGTCTCGCTCGGTTCAGGCGTGATTCCGGTGACTCTCAATTATCGGGCGTCGGATCCCGAATGTCCGCTGAATGTCGTGCATGGCGAACCACTGCCAACCGACAATCGGTTGTTCCTCAAAACCAACGTCACCCGCGTGGGGCAAGCCACCGCCGTGGTGGTGCGAGCCGCGGGTGCGTGA
- a CDS encoding glycine zipper domain-containing protein: MNSGKPNSKTRWSVLVLMTVAAGGQLTGCQTNTQTGALLGAGAGSIAGAVLGHQVGNPKTGAALGALAGAAGGGALGRVQDVEDERDAALRHASHVEASRAAAARALTNSDVITMAQNQMSDTIIINAIRTRGGRFRTNPEALIAMQHAGVSQAVIMEVQNYAVD, translated from the coding sequence ATGAACTCTGGGAAACCAAATTCGAAAACGCGATGGAGCGTACTGGTCTTGATGACTGTGGCGGCCGGTGGCCAGCTCACCGGTTGTCAAACCAATACGCAAACCGGTGCGTTGCTGGGGGCCGGAGCTGGTTCGATTGCCGGTGCGGTGTTGGGGCATCAGGTTGGAAACCCAAAGACCGGAGCGGCTTTAGGGGCGTTGGCCGGTGCCGCTGGTGGTGGTGCACTGGGGCGTGTCCAGGATGTGGAAGACGAGCGAGATGCGGCATTGCGTCATGCCTCGCACGTCGAAGCGTCCCGAGCAGCGGCCGCCCGAGCGTTGACCAACAGTGATGTCATCACGATGGCGCAAAATCAGATGAGCGATACAATTATCATCAACGCAATCCGTACCCGTGGCGGACGATTCCGCACGAATCCGGAAGCGTTGATTGCCATGCAACACGCGGGCGTCAGCCAAGCCGTGATCATGGAAGTTCAGAACTACGCGGTCGACTGA
- the acpP gene encoding acyl carrier protein encodes MSNSTEEKVIGIVSEQLSIPKEEITRSSSFVDDLKADSLDVVELVMEFEDEFEVTIPDDDYDKISTVGDAIDYIEEKS; translated from the coding sequence GTGAGCAACAGCACTGAAGAAAAAGTGATTGGAATTGTCAGCGAGCAGTTGTCGATTCCTAAAGAAGAAATTACTCGGTCCAGTTCCTTTGTGGACGATCTGAAGGCCGATTCGCTCGACGTCGTCGAGTTGGTGATGGAATTCGAAGACGAATTCGAAGTCACCATTCCTGATGACGACTACGACAAAATTAGCACGGTCGGCGATGCGATCGACTATATCGAAGAAAAGAGCTAA